In one window of Solanum pennellii chromosome 2, SPENNV200 DNA:
- the LOC107011663 gene encoding plant intracellular Ras-group-related LRR protein 4-like, which produces MGSSAMSVDEIVEEMMRLNKSLPVRPGIDEVEAAKVLIMNMDKEEQMKLETIARQNKRKDVPEELFKILQEMQRNLVYFQSKEEKREALKLLDLENVHYLFDELIQRASKCLSSNPQPNNASSRNSSNLSLANSSSFNGSSFNSPATTTTMSSSSSFYSEKEPVKVSELVTRDDSYLKKPTTAFQMDGIGVGLRSKNASSAPQIVDTTLKRSNGQNGEKMSLIKLASLIEVSAKKGTKELILRRKLSDQLEWIPDSLGKLSNLVTLDLSENRIAVLPTTIGGLSSLQKLDLHGNKIVELPDSIGDLLNLVYLDLNGNNLKTLPLTLARLTHLEEVDLSSNMLSVLPEAVGSLISLKKLIVETNDLDELPHTIGQCTSLKELRADYNRLKALPEALGRMDSLEILSVRYNNIRQLPTTMASLTSLKELNVSFNELESVPESLCFATTLVKLNISNNFADLQSLPRSIGNLEMLEELDMSNNQIRILPDSFRMLSRLRVLKTEGNPVEVPPGNIIEMGAQAVVQHMADLVEKRDAKPQPVKQKKSWAQICCFSRSNKRKRNGIDYVVQA; this is translated from the exons ATGGGATCCTCTGCAATGTCTGTTGACGAGATTGTGGAAGAGATGATGAGGCTTAACAAATCACTACCAGTAAGGCCAGGGATAGATGAAGTTGAAGCagcaaaagttttaattatgaatatggACAAGGAGGAACAAATGAAGTTAGAGACAATTGCGCggcaaaacaaaagaaaagatgtACCAGAAGAGCTATTCAAAATATTGCAAGAGATGCAGAGgaatttagtttattttcagagtaaagaagagaagagagaggcATTAAAATTGTTAGATCTCGAAAATGTTCATTACCTGTTCGATGAATTGATTCAAAGAGCTTCGAAATGCTTATCATCGAATCCTCAACCTAATAATGCTTCTTCAAGGAATTCCAGTAATTTGTCTTTGGCCAATTCATCTTCCTTCAACGGTAGTAGTTTCAATTCTCCGGCAACTACTACGACTATGTCTTCTTCGTCCAGCTTTTATAGTGAGAAAGAGCCTGTTAAAGTGTCTGAACTGGTTACAAGAGACGACAGTTACTTGAAGAAACCGACCACTGCGTTTCAAATGGATGGAATCGGTGTTGGGCTTCGTTCTAAGAACGCTTCTTCTGCGCCCCAGATTGTCGACACCACTTTGAAGCGTAGTAATG GTCAAAATGGTGAAAAAATGAGCTTGATAAAGCTTGCTAGTTTGATAGAAGTTTCAGCCAAAAAAGGAACCAAGGAGCTAATTCTTCGAAGAAAACTGTCAGATCAATTAGAATGGATTCCAGATTCACTTGGGAAGCTATCAAATTTGGTGACTTTGGATTTGTCTGAGAATCGAATTGCTGTGCTGCCAACTACCATCGGGGGTCTTTCATCATTGCAAAAACTAGATTTGCATGGAAATAAAATTGTTGAACTTCCTGATTCAATAGGAGATCTGCTTAACTTGGTCTATCTAGATCTAAATGGCAATAACCTGAAGACATTGCCTTTGACTTTAGCGAGGTTAACTCACCTCGAGGAAGTTGATCTTAGCTCTAACATGCTATCTGTGCTCCCCGAGGCAGTGGGATCCCTTATTAGTCTCAAAAAACTGATCGTTGAGACTAATGACCTAGATGAACTTCCTCACACTATTGGTCAATGCACTTCGCTGAAAGAGCTTCGTGCTGACTATAACCGTCTTAAAGCTCTTCCTGAAGCCTTGGGACGAATGGATTCTTTGGAGATTCTATCCGTGAGGTACAATAACATCAGGCAATTGCCTACAACTATGGCATCCTTAACAAGTTTGAAAGAGCTCAATGTTAGTTTCAATGAGCTTGAGTCAGTGCCTGAGAGCTTGTGCTTTGCCACTACACTCGTAAAGCTGAACATTAGCAACAACTTTGCGGACCTGCAATCACTCCCTAGATCCATTGGAAACCTTGAGATGCTTGAGGAGCTGGATATGAGTAACAACCAGATACGAATTCTACCAGATTCATTTAGGATGCTTTCGCGTTTGCGTGTACTAAAGACAGAAGGAAATCCTGTTGAAGTGCCACCAGGAAACATTATCGAGATGGGAGCACAG GCTGTTGTGCAGCATATGGCTGATCTTGTTGAAAAGAGGGACGCGAAGCCACAACCAGTTAAGCAAAAGAAATCATGGGCTCAGATATGCTGTTTTTCAAGATCCAACAAACGTAAGCGCAATGGTATAGACTATGTCGTCCAAGCGTGA